In a single window of the Drosophila subpulchrella strain 33 F10 #4 breed RU33 chromosome X, RU_Dsub_v1.1 Primary Assembly, whole genome shotgun sequence genome:
- the LOC119557397 gene encoding trypsin eta, which produces MAKIWVAISLFLGVLASGENLGAEASGSIEPKIVGGSSTSIEQVPYQVSVRLTANEKKSYGSGHLCGGVVISQRLVATAAHCCYMTDKKKYRTAGEFVIVMGSTYLKSYTNLTLEYYLQQLIPHENYNSDSLTNDIALMFINGYIPWNWPTVKALALNSQLVATSTECLISGWGLLQEGGIASSNTLQAATVPIVAYVTCRISYGSVPLSQVCAGYWTGGVDACQGDSGGPMSCNGKLAGIVSYGAGCAAAGYPGVYTNVSFYNDWIVQKNNSLNYTLYQNGGVRLGSGWSFLGTCLSLILVFALDLRI; this is translated from the exons ATGGCTAAAATCTGGGTGGCCATATCGCTATTCCTAGGGGTTCTGGCATCCGGCGAAA ATCTTGGAGCCGAAGCGAGCGGTAGCATAGAGCCCAAGATTGTGGGCGGTAGTTCGACAAGTATAGAACAGGTTCCTTACCAGGTGTCCGTTCGTCTGACCGCCAACGAAAAGAAGAGCTATGGTTCAGGTCACTTATGCGGCGGAGTGGTGATATCCCAGCGTTTGGTGGCCACCGCCGCCCATTGTTGTTACAT GACCGATAAAAAGAAATATCGAACTGCTGGTGAGTTCGTCATAGTCATGGGCAGCACCTATTTGAAGAGCTACACCAATCTCACATTGGAGTACTACCTGCAGCAGTTGATCCCCCATGAGAACTACAATTCGGACTCGTTGACCAATGACATCGCGCTAATGTTCATCAATGGATATATTCCCTGGAACTGGCCAACAGTGAAGGCCTTGGCCCTAAACAGCCAACTTGTGGCCACGAGCACCGAGTGTCTAATCTCTGGATGGGGTCTTCTCCAGGAG GGCGGAATTGCAAGCAGTAATACCCTGCAGGCTGCCACGGTGCCCATTGTCGCCTACGTCACCTGCCGCATTTCCTACGGCTCCGTTCCGCTTTCCCAGGTGTGTGCCGGATACTGGACTGGGGGAGTGGACGCCTGCCAGGGCGATTCCGGCGGACCTATGAGTTGCAACGGAAAGCTGGCCGGCATCGTCTCTTACGGCGCCGGATGCGCAGCAGCTGGTTATCCGGGTGTCTACACCAATGTCTCGTTCTATAATGATTGGATCGTCCAAAAGAACAACTCCCTAAACTACACCCTTTATCAAAATGGAGGAGTTCGACTGGGTTCGGGATGGTCCTTCCTCGGGACTTGTCTGTCACTGATCCTTGTCTTCGCTTTGGATCTCAGAATTTGA
- the LOC119556966 gene encoding trypsin isoform X1 gives MDHQWMCQLMLLILAADPKHSHAQILQPMSTASSFVILPKIVGGYTVTIDQVPFQVSVRRRPVHQRRFGMGHVCGGAVISQRVVCSAAHCYAINNSVPLHYRDPEQFVVVAGSSAIDHADRFTQEYLVQQIVGHERYNMTTLENDIALLFLNGFIPWQSHAIRPIPLATEAPEEGTLCLIHGWGKVAKFFSQKDKSASLHQAPVPILNKELCQVIYKLPASQICAGFLQGGIDACQGDSGGPLICDGHLAGIISWGVGCADPGYPGVYTNVSHFLKWIRKANASLDYSEYRQMTPQSLASRRSISSTFLDIGLLGLIISLL, from the exons ATGGACCACCAATGGATGTGCCAGCTGATGTTGCTGATTTTAGCGGCCGACCCCAAACATAGCCACGCTCAGATTCTACAGCCGATGTCCACAGCCTCGTCCTTTGTGATCCTGCCGAAGATTGTGGGCGGCTATACGGTCACCATTGACCAAGTGCCCTTTCAGGTGTCGGTTCGCCGACGTCCTGTCCACCAGCGGCGCTTTGGAATGGGTCATGTGTGCGGCGGAGCGGTCATCTCCCAGCGGGTCGTCTGCTCGGCGGCCCACTGCTACGCCAT AAATAACTCGGTACCGCTGCACTATCGTGATCCAGAGCAATTTGTGGTCGTGGCCGGCAGCAGCGCCATCGATCATGCGGACCGCTTCACCCAGGAGTACCTCGTCCAGCAGATCGTAGGCCACGAGCGGTACAACATGACCACGCTGGAGAACGACATCGCCCTGCTCTTCCTGAATGGATTCATTCCGTGGCAATCGCATGCGATTCGGCCGATACCGCTGGCCACCGAAGCCCCCGAAGAGGGCACACTCTGTCTCATACACGGTTGGGGCAAGGTCGCCAAG TTTTTCTCGCAGAAGGACAAATCGGCCTCGTTGCATCAGGCCCCTGTACCGATACTGAACAAGGAGCTCTGCCAGGTGATTTACAAGCTACCCGCCTCGCAGATATGTGCTGGATTCCTGCAGGGCGGTATCGATGCCTGCCAGGGGGACTCCGGCGGACCGCTGATCTGCGACGGACATTTGGCCGGAATAATATCGTGGGGCGTTGGCTGTGCGGATCCAGGCTATCCGGGTGTTTATACCAATGTATCGCACTTTCTGAAATGGATTCGGAAAGCCAACGCTTCACTGGATTACTCTGAGTATCGCCAAATGACGCCGCAGAGTCTGGCTAGCCGTCGATCTATATCATCCACGTTCTTGGATATTGGCCTTCTGGGACTTATCATTAGCCTTCTTTGA
- the LOC119556966 gene encoding trypsin isoform X2: MDHQWMCQLMLLILAADPKHSHAQILQPMSTASSFVILPKIVGGYTVTIDQVPFQVSVRRRPVHQRRFGMGHVCGGAVISQRVVCSAAHCYAINNSVPLHYRDPEQFVVVAGSSAIDHADRFTQEYLVQQIVGHERYNMTTLENDIALLFLNGFIPWQSHAIRPIPLATEAPEEGTLCLIHGWGKVAKKDKSASLHQAPVPILNKELCQVIYKLPASQICAGFLQGGIDACQGDSGGPLICDGHLAGIISWGVGCADPGYPGVYTNVSHFLKWIRKANASLDYSEYRQMTPQSLASRRSISSTFLDIGLLGLIISLL; this comes from the exons ATGGACCACCAATGGATGTGCCAGCTGATGTTGCTGATTTTAGCGGCCGACCCCAAACATAGCCACGCTCAGATTCTACAGCCGATGTCCACAGCCTCGTCCTTTGTGATCCTGCCGAAGATTGTGGGCGGCTATACGGTCACCATTGACCAAGTGCCCTTTCAGGTGTCGGTTCGCCGACGTCCTGTCCACCAGCGGCGCTTTGGAATGGGTCATGTGTGCGGCGGAGCGGTCATCTCCCAGCGGGTCGTCTGCTCGGCGGCCCACTGCTACGCCAT AAATAACTCGGTACCGCTGCACTATCGTGATCCAGAGCAATTTGTGGTCGTGGCCGGCAGCAGCGCCATCGATCATGCGGACCGCTTCACCCAGGAGTACCTCGTCCAGCAGATCGTAGGCCACGAGCGGTACAACATGACCACGCTGGAGAACGACATCGCCCTGCTCTTCCTGAATGGATTCATTCCGTGGCAATCGCATGCGATTCGGCCGATACCGCTGGCCACCGAAGCCCCCGAAGAGGGCACACTCTGTCTCATACACGGTTGGGGCAAGGTCGCCAAG AAGGACAAATCGGCCTCGTTGCATCAGGCCCCTGTACCGATACTGAACAAGGAGCTCTGCCAGGTGATTTACAAGCTACCCGCCTCGCAGATATGTGCTGGATTCCTGCAGGGCGGTATCGATGCCTGCCAGGGGGACTCCGGCGGACCGCTGATCTGCGACGGACATTTGGCCGGAATAATATCGTGGGGCGTTGGCTGTGCGGATCCAGGCTATCCGGGTGTTTATACCAATGTATCGCACTTTCTGAAATGGATTCGGAAAGCCAACGCTTCACTGGATTACTCTGAGTATCGCCAAATGACGCCGCAGAGTCTGGCTAGCCGTCGATCTATATCATCCACGTTCTTGGATATTGGCCTTCTGGGACTTATCATTAGCCTTCTTTGA
- the LOC119556847 gene encoding trypsin-1: MIGLVKYLAVALVLTSLPAGLRGAVPRTASDSKAIRPRFSVDPGRIINGTEATLGATRHQVGIRKALNDGYFFGTGHLCGGSLIRPGWVLTAAHCFVDQIIYDGTFVPKEEFIVVMGNLDRYNRTDTLTFTLDERIMQLEKFDLSTYDKDIALLKLNDTVPTGHPTIRPIALNRYTVAEGVVCQVTGWGNTEDGYISDILMTVDVPMISEQHCIDDSDLGHLIKAGMVCAGYLEVGEKDACSGDSGGPLVCQSQLAGVVSWGIQCALPRLPGVYTDVSYYYDWILVNMGEDPNAVESGDGSGDGSDDGSGDGNGDGSGDGSGDGSGDGGVDDDNDNNGGGGAMGVMVGTLSLLLPGFLALRLMTNQF, translated from the exons ATGATCGGATTGGTGAAATATTTGGCGGTTGCCCTCGTTCTTACTTCCTTGCCGGCGGGACTGAGAG GCGCCGTTCCACGGACAGCCTCGGATTCAAAGGCCATACGGCCGAGATTCAGTGTGGACCCTGGTAGGATTATCAATGGAACGGAGGCCACTCTGGGGGCCACCAGGCATCAGGTGGGAATTCGAAAGGCCCTCAACGATGGCTACTTCTTTGGAACAGGACACCTCTGCGGAGGATCGCTCATCCGACCAGGCTGGGTACTCACTGCCGCCCATTGCTTTGTGGA TCAGATTATATACGACGGAACCTTTGTGCCCAAGGAGGAGTTCATCGTGGTGATGGGCAATCTGGATCGCTACAATCGAACCGACACGCTGACCTTTACACTCGATGAGCGGATAATGCAGCTGGAAAAGTTCGACCTGTCCACCTACGACAAGGATATCGCCCTGCTGAAGTTAAATGACACCGTGCCCACCGGTCATCCTACTATTCGTCCAATTGCCCTTAATCGGTATACCGTCGCGGAGGGCGTCGTCTGCCAGGTGACGGGATGGGGCAATACGGAAGATGGCTACATTTCCGATATCCTGATGACCGTCGATGTGCCGATGATCAGTGAGCAGCATTGCATCGACGACAGCGATCTGGGTCATCTGATAAAGGCTGGAATGGTGTGCGCTGGATATCTAGAGGTTGGGGAGAAGGACGCCTGCTCGGGCGATTCCGGAGGACCACTGGTGTGCCAAAGTCAGCTGGCCGGCGTGGTTTCCTGGGGCATTCAATGTGCCCTGCCCAGATTACCGGGAGTCTACACGGACGTGTCGTACTACTACGACTGGATTCTGGTGAATATGGGCGAGGATCCGAATGCTGTTGAAAGTGGTGATGGAAGCGGTGATGGAAGCGATGATGGAAGTGGTGACGGAAATGGTGACGGCAGTGGTGACGGCAGTGGTGATGGCAGTGGTGATGGAGGTGTCGATGACGATAACGATAACAATGGAGGTGGTGGTGCTATGGGAGTCATGGTCGGAACTCTTAGCCTTCTCCTGCCTGGATTCCTTGCCCTGAGGCTAATGACTAATCAGTTCTGA